The nucleotide sequence GTCCGAGATGGAACCGACCTCGAGGCCGACGGCCTGCAGCGAGCGAATCGCGGTCTCCCGGCCCGAGCCCGGGCCCTTGACGAGCACGTCGACCTTGCGCATGCCGTGCTCCTGGGCACGGCGGCCGGCCGCCTCGGCGGCCATCTGCGCGGCGAACGGCGTCGACTTACGCGAGCCCTTGAAGCCGACCTGGCCGGCGCTGGCCCACGCGATCACGTTGCCCTGAGGGTCGGTGATCGACACGATCGTGTTGTTGAACGTGCTCTTGATGTGCGCGACACCATGAGCGACGTTCTTCTTCTCCTTGCGGCGCACCTTGGTCTGGCGGCCCTTGGCGGGTGGCATGTGTGCGGTACTCCTGTCCGAAAGCTTCTGAGGTCAGCGGTTCGCTGCTCGCGACGGCGACGTGGCCGCCGTCGCGGCACTCACTTGCCGGCCTTCTTCTTGCCGGCGACGGTCTTCTTCCGACCCTTGCGGGTACGGGCATTCGTGTGAGTGCGCTGACCACGGACGGGGAGCCCGCGGCGGTGCCGGATGCCCTGATAGCTACCGATCTCGATCTTACGGCGGATGTCGCTCTGCACCTCGCGGCGCAGGTCACCCTCGATCTGGTAGTTGGCCTCGATCCAGTCGCGGAGCTTGACCAGCTCCTCGTCACCGAGGTCCTTGACGCGAACGTCGGGGCTGACGCCCGTGTTCTTCAGAGTCTCCAGCGATCGGGTGCGCCCGATGCCGAAGATGTAGGTGAGTGCTACCTCCAGGCGCTTGTCGCGCGGGAGGTCGACGCCGACGAGGCGTGCCATGCGGTGGTCCTCACTTGGTTCGCGGAGGTGTCTGTCGCACCGCGTCTCGGTGGCCTGTGCCGCCGAGCCCCGGCCTCCGCCCGGGGGTGTCCCGGCAGTTCTTCGCCGGGTGCAGGTGCGTTCTGGAGTATTCAGTTGTGTCCGGGCGAGCGGTGCCCGGTGATCAGCCCTGGCGCTGCTTGTGGCGCAGGTTCTCGCAGATCACCATGACCCGGCCGTGACGGCGGATCACCTTGCACTTGTCGCAGATCGGCTTGACGCTCGGCTTGACCTTCATCGGGGACTCTTTCTTGACGTGTACCGAGAGCTCGGGCGAGTGAGCCGAAGCCGGCGGCAGTGGTCGTTTACTTGTAGCGGTAGACGATGCGTCCGCGGGTCAAGTCGTACGGGCTCAGCTCCACCACCACGCGGTCCTCGGGGAGGATCCGGATGTAGTGCTGGCGCATCTTGCCGGAAATGTGTGCGAGCACCTTGTGACCGTTCGAGAGCTCAACCCTGAACATGGCGTTCGGGAGAGCCTCGGTCACGGTGCCCTCGATCTCGATGACCCCGTCCTTCTTCGGCATATCCTCCGCACTTCTTCGGTCGTCGTCTTCCGCCTGGCCACACCACGCCACCGGAGTCCGGAAAGGGACGGGTGACGAGCCGTCACGTGCGCCCTTGTCCTTGATCGAGAGGATCTCGGACCAGCCGCAGGGCACAACGAAACAGACCACAGGGGGCCGACGAAGAATTGTACGGCACAGGGCCTACCAGAGGCCAATCGTACGCACCAGCCGACTCGCGGTCAGCGTTGCGCTGGGGCGTCCCCGGCGCGGTAGGCCATCTCCAGGCCGCCGAGCAGCACGCCCCAGGGCCCGGCCACCCAGATGGGCCAGAAGTACTGCGCGTCGCCGCTGCCGATGAGGACGAGCAGCCAGACCAGGAGGTTGATGGCCACGCAGATGCCGTAGAACCACCACGCACCGTTGAGCAGACGGCGCGCGACGCGGCGCCCGGTCCGCTTGGGCACCGGGCGCGGCGCCGACAACGGCCGCGGGATCAGGCCGGCCGGCTGGCGGCGCACCGGCAGGTCGGCGATGAGCCGGTCGAGGTCCTGGTAGGTCTTCGCGGTGTAGGTCCCGTCGACCCGGATGAGCAGCTCGTCCTGGCTCAACCGGCCCTCTCCGTGCGCGTCGCGCAGGATCTCGGCCACGCGATCGCGATCGGCGTCGCTGGCACGCATCTCGAACCGCTCGGCTCCCATGCGTTCCAGTATCCGCCGCTGACCGGAGTCCGCCTATCGGGGTATCCCCCCAGTTCCAACCCCGGGACACCCCCGGGCGGTCGGCCGCGGTCAGCCGCGCTGTGCGGCGGCGGCCGGCACGCCGAGCGCCTCGAGCCGCGCGGCGCCGCCGTCGAGCGCCGTGAGGACCCACGGGCCGTCGGGCGTGACGGCGATGCTGTGCTCGAAGTGCGCCGCCCAGGAGCCGTCGTCGGTCTTGACGGTCCACTCGTCGTCGAGGACGTGGGTCTCGGGGCCGCCCAGTGTGATCATCGGCTCGACGGCGAGGCAGAGGCCCGGCACCAGCTTGGGGCCGCGCTGGCGGGTGCGGTAGTTCATCACGTGCGGGTCCATGTGCATCGCGGTGCCGATGCCGTGCCCGCCGTACTCCTCGACGATGCCGTAGTCGCCGCGGGCCTCGATGGTCCGCTCGATGGCGGTGCCGATGTCGCGCACCCGGCGGCCGGCCCTCATGGCGGCGATGCCCGACCACAGCGCGTCCTCGCAGTCGACCAGCAGCCGGGCGACCTCGTCGGGCGGCTCGCCGGCGCCGACCGGCACCGTCACCGCGGCGTCGCCGTGCCAGCCGTCCAGGACGGCGCCGAAGTCGAGGGAGACGATGTCGCCGTCGGCGAACGGGGTGGCGTCGGGGATGCCGTGGACGACGACGTCGTTGACGGAGACGCAGACGGTGGCGGGGAAGCCGCCGTAGCCGAGGAAGTTCGACGTGGCGCCGCGGGCGGCCAGCTCACGCCGGGCGATCGCGTCGAGGTCGCGCGGCGTGGCGCCCGGCACGATGGCCGCGCGCATCACCTCGTGGATCTCGGCCACGACCAGTCCGGCCGCGCGCATGCCGGCCAGCTGCTCCGGCGACTTGATCTCGGTCATGTGCCGGGTCGGTTCAGCGTGGCTGCGGCGGCTGCTCGATCGCGTCGGCCACCCGCTGCTGCACCTCGTCGACGGTGCCCAGGCCCTCGACCTCGAAGACCAGGCCGCGGTCGCGGTAGACGGCGATGAGCGGCGCGGTCTGCTCGAGGTAGAGCTCCTGGCGGCTGCGGATGGTCTCAGGGGTGTCGTCCTCGCGACCCTCCTTGAGCGCCCGCTCGTGCAGCCGCTTGACCACCTCGTCGACGTCGACGTTCAGCACGATGACGTGGTCGAGCTCGTGGCCCTGCTCGGCCAGCACCTTGTCGAGGAAGTCGACCTGCGAGAGTGTGCGCGGGTAGCCGTCGAGCAGGAAGCCCTCGGCGACGTCGGCCTGCGTGAGCCGGTCGCGCACCACCTCGTTGGTCAGCTCGTCCGGCACATAGAGGCCGGGTCCGAGGTAGGGCTTGACCCGCAGGCCGAGGTCGGTCTCGGCGGCGATGTTCGACCGGAAGATGTCGCCGGTCGAGATGGACGGTACGGCGAACCGCTTGGCGACGAGTTCGGCCTGGGTGCCCTTGCCCGCGCCCGGCGGGCCCATGATCAACAGTCGCGTCACCGCAGGAACCCCTCGTAGTTGCGCTGCTGCAGCTGGCTCTCGATCTGCTGCACGGTCTGCAGGCCCACACCGACCATGATCAGGATGGAGGTGCCGCCGAACATGTTGTTGAACGACTGGCCGCCATCGCTGGGGTTCAGCACGTTGAAGGCCAGCAGTGGCAACAGGGCCACGAGCGCCAGGTAGATGGCGCCGGCCGACGTGATGCGGTTGAGCACGTAGGCCAGGTACTCCTCGGTGGCGCGGCCGGCACGGATGCCCGGCACGAAGCCGCCGTAGCGCTTCATGTTGTCGGAGATGTCCTTCGGGTTGAACGTGATGGACACGTAGAAGAACGCGAACCCGACGATCAGCAGGAAGTACGCCGCGATGTAGACGGGGTGGGTGCCGCGGGTGAAGTTGTCCTGGATCCACAGCGCCCAGCCGGAGGTCTGGTTGAACTGTGCGGCCAGCAGCGGGATGTAGAGCAGCGACGAGGCGAAGATGACCGGGATGACGCCGGCCTGGTTGATCTTCAACGGGATGTACGTGGCGGAGCCGCCGTACATGCGCCGTCCGACCATGCGTTTGGCGTACTGGACCGGGATGCGCCGCTGTGCCTGCTCGACGAAGACGATGAGCGCGACGACCACCAGCGCGACCACGACGACCAGGCCGAAGACGCCCCAGCCGCGGCTGGTCTGGATGCTCCAGAACATGCTCGGCACGCTGGCGACGATCTGGGTGAAGATCAGCAGCGACATGCCGTTGCCGACGCCGCGGTCGGTGATCAGCTCGCCCAGCCACATGACCAGGCCGGTGCCGGCCGTCATCACCATGATCATGATGGCGGCGGTGGTCAGCGAGTCGTCCTGTAGCACCTCTTCGGGGCAGTTCGGGAAGAACTGCCCGCGACGGGCCAGCGTGACGATGGTGGTCGCCTGCAGCAGCGCGAGGCCGATGGTGAGGTAACGGGTGTACTGCGTGATCTGCGCCTGGCCCGACGCGCCTTCCTTGCGCAACGCCTCGATGCGCGGGATGACGACCGTCAGCAGCTGCAGGATGATGCTGGCGGTGATGTACGGGATGATGCCGAGCGCGAACACCGCGAGCTGCAGCATCGCGCCGCCGGAGAACAGGTTGAGCATCCCGTAGATGCCCTCGTTGCCGGCGAGGTCCACACAGGTCCGGACCGCCGGGACGTCGACGCCAGGCGTGGGCAGGACCGAACCGACCCGGAAGATCGCGATGATGCCCAGCGTGAACAGCAACTTCTGGCGCAGGTCAGGCGTACGGAACGCCTGCGCGAACACTCTGAGCACTTCAAGGCCTCCTGCGTGGCCGACGGCGGAGACGACTACGGGGTCGAAGCCGGCGCGGTGGTACGGACGGAACAGACGTTAACACCGCCGGGTCCGAACGACCGAAAGCGCCTGCCGCCTGGTAAGACGGCAGGACGCTCTCGGAACCGTTCGAACGCACCGGTGCGGGACACCTACACCTCGGTGGCGGTGCCCCCAGCAGCGGTGATCTTCTCCTTGGCGCTGGAGGAGAACGCGTTGACGTTCACTCGCAGCGCAACGGAGATCTCACCGGTGCCCAGAACCTTGACCGGCTTGCCGGCCCGCACAGCGCCCTTGGCCACGAGGTCGTCGACGGTGACGTCCCCACCCTCCGGGAAGAGGGCCGACAGCTTGTCCAGGTTCACGACCTGGAATTCGACGCGGAACGGGTTCTTGAACCCCTTCAGCTTCGGCAGCCGCATGTGCAGCGGCATCTGGCCGCCCTCGAACCGGGCCGGAACCTGGTAGCGGGCCTTCGTACCCTTGGTGCCGCGACCCGCGGTCTTGCCCTTCGACGCCTCACCGCGACCCACACGGGTCTTCGCGGTCTTGGCGCCGGGAGCCGGCCGCAGGTGGTGCGGCTTCAGCGGCGAATTGCTCATGCCTCAGACCTCCTCGGCTGCACATTTTCGTCCTCGGCGGAGGGGAGTACCTCGACCGCGACCAGGTGCGCCACCGTCTTGACCATGCCCCGGATCTCAGGGCGGTCCTCCTTGACGACCTCGTGTCCGATCCGCTTCAGGCCGAGCGAGCGCAGGGTGTTGCGCTGGGACGACGTCCCCCCGATGGGGCTCTTGACCTGACGGACCTTCAGCTGACCGCTCATGCCGACGCTCCCGCGGCCTGGGCGCGCAGCAGCGCGGCCGGCGCGACGTCCTCCAGCGGCAGGCCGCGACGGGCCGCCACCTGCTCCGGACGCTCGAGCGACTTCAGCGCCTCCACCGTGGCGTGCACGATGTTGATGGCGTTGGACGAGCCGAGCGACTTGCTCAGCACGTCGTGGACGCCCGCGGCCTCCAGGACGGCGCGCACCGGGCCGCCGGCGATGACGCCGGTACCGGGCGAGGCCGGACGGAGCAGCACGACGCCGGCAGCCTTCTCACCCTGCACGGGGTGCGGGATGGTGCCCTGGATGCGCGGCACCTTGAAGAACTGCTTCTTGGCCTCTTCGACGCCCTTGGCGATGGCCGAGGGCACCTCCTTGGCCTTGCCGTAGCCGACGCCTACTGTGCCGTCGCCGTCGCCGACGACGACCAGGGCGGTGAAGCTGAAGCGCCGGCCACCCTGCACGACCTTGGCGACGCGGTTGATGGCGACCACGGTCTCGATGTAGTTGGTCTTGTCGCCGCCGCCGTCGCCGCGACGATTGTCGCGATCGCGACGGTCACGACGATCGCGGCGCTCGCCACCGGCACCGGCGGGGCCACCGCCGCCGCGGCGCTGGGGTTCAGCCATGATGTCCCTCTATCCTCTCGAGAATTCGTATCGCCGTCAGAGCTTCAGGCCGCCCTCGCGGGCGCCCTCCGCCACCGCGGCCACGCGGCCGTGGTACTGGTTGCCGCCGCGGTCGAACACCACGGCCTCGACGCCGGCCGCCTTGGCGCGGTCCGCGACGAGCTCGCCGACGCGACGCGCCTTGGCGGTCTTGTCGCCGTCGAGCGAGCGCAGGTCGGCCTCCATGCTGGTGGCCGAGGCCAGGGTGCGGCCGGTGGCGTCGTCGACGACCTGGACCACCATGTGCCGCAGCGACCGGGTGACGACCAGGCGCGGCCGCTTGGCCGTGCCGGTGACCTTCTTCCGGACCCGCAGGTGCCGGCGGTCGCGGGCAACCCGCTTGTCGCCCTTCTTGATGTGGCGATTGATCGCGATGCCCATGTCTTACTTCCCAGCCTTTCCGACCTTGCGCCGGACGTGCTCGCCTTCGTACCGCACGCCCTTGCCCTTGTACGGCTCGGGCTTGCGGATCTTGCGGATGTTCGCGGCGATCTCGCCGACCTTCTGCTTGTCGATGCCCTGCACCGAGAAGCGGGTGGCCGACTCGACGGCGAACGTGATGCCCTGGGGCGGCTCGACGACGACCGGGTGGCTGAAGCCGAGCGCGAACTCGAGGTTCTGGCCCTTCGCGGTGACGCGGTAGCCGACGCCGACGATCTCGAGCTTCTTGACGTAGCCCTCGGTGACACCGGTGACCATGTTGGCCACGAGCGTCCGGGTGAGACCGTGCAGCGCCCGGCTCTCACGCTCGTCGTCGGGGCGGACGACCTGCAGACTGCCGTCGTCGCCCTTCTCGACGCCGATGGCCTCGGGCAGCGTGTGGTTCAGCGTGCCCTTGGGACCCGTGACGGTGACCGCGCGGCCGTCGATGTCGACCTTGACACCCGTGGGAACGGGGATCGGGAGCTTGCCGATGCGCGACATGAGTGTTCTGCTCCTTTCCCGTTACCAGACGTAGGCGAGGACTTCCCCGCCCACGCCCTGCTTGGCTGCCGCCTGGCCCGTGAGGAGTCCCTGCGACGTGGAGATGATGGCGATGCCCAGCCCGCCGAGCACGCGCGGCATGTTGGTGGCCTTCGCGTAGACCCGCAGACCCGGCTTGCTGACGCGGCGGATGCCGGCGATCGAGCGCTCGCGGGACGGGCCGTACTTGAGGTCGAGCTCGAGCGTCTTGCCCACCTGGTCCTCGGCCGGCTCACGCACGGAGAACCCACCGATGTAGCCCTGCTGCTTGAGGATCTCGGCGATGTGCACCTTGATCTTGCTGTGCGGCATCGCCACGGTGTCGTGGTGCGCCGTGTTGGCGTTACGCAGACGGGTCAGCATGTCTGCGATCGGGTCGGTCATGGTCATGTCTGGTTGCCGCTTTCCCGTCGTGGTTTCCGCTTCGCGGACCTACGACGATATGAAGGTCTGGCTGCTGGGGGTCGTTACCAGCTTGGCCGATTTACCAGCTGGATTTGGTGATGCCCGGCAGCTCGCCGCGGTGCGCCATCTCGCGCAGGCACACCCGGCACAGCCCGAACTTGCGGTACACCGAGTGCGGTCGCCCGCACTTCTGGCACCGGGTGTACGCGCGCACGGCGAACTTCGGCTTACGCGCAGCCTTGATGACAAGGGCCTTCTTCGCCACGTCAGTTCTCCTTGAACGGGAAACCGAGCAGCTTGAGCAGCGCCCGACCCTGGTCGTCGTTGGTCGCGGTCGTGACGACCGTGATGTCCATGCCGCGGACCCGGTCGATCCTGTCCTGGTCGATCTCGTGGAACATCGACTGCTCGTTGAGACCGAAGGTGTAGTTCCCGTTGCCGTCGAACTGCTTGCCCGACAGGCCGCGGAAGTCCCGGATGCGCGGCAGCGCGATGGTCACCAGGCGGTCCAGGAACTCCCACATGCGGTCGCCACGCAGCGTGGCGTGCGCACCGATGGGCATGCCCTCGCGCAGCTTGAACTGCGCGATCGACTTGCGCGCCTTGGTGACCGACGGCCGCTGGCCGGTGATGGCCGCGAGGTCGGCGATGGCGCCCTCGATCAGCTTCGCGTCGCGGGCCGCCTCGCCGACACCCATGTTGACGACGACCTTGGTGACGGTCGGCACCTGCATGACGTTCGCGATCTGGAACTGCTCGAGCAGCGCCGCGATGATCTCCTCGCGGTAGCGCTGCTTGAGCCGCGGCAGCGCGCGGGTCTCAGTGGTGGTGGTCATCAGATGTCCTCACCGGTGCGCTTCGCGAACCGGACCTTGTTGCCGTTGTCGTCGATGCGGTACCCGACCCGGGTGCCCACCGTCTGCTTCTTGCCGTCCACGTCGGCCTCGACGGCCAGCTGCACGTTCGAGATGTGGATCGGCGCCTCCTGGTGCACGATCCCGCCCGACTGCTGCGTGCCGCGAGCCGTCTGCGTCGGCTTCGTGTGCTTGGTGATGCGGTTGACGCCCTCGACGAGGACACGCTCCTGGCGCGGGTAGGCCGCGATGACCTTGCCCACCAGACCCTTGTCCTTGCCGGCGATGACGACGACCTTGTCACCCTTCTTGATCTTCATGTCTACAACACCTCCGGAGCGAGCGAGATGATGCGCATGAAGCGCTTGTCCCGCAGCTCGCGACCGACAGGGCCGAAGATGCGCGTACCGCGCGGGTCCCCGCCGTCCCTGATGATGACCGCCGCGTTCTCGTCGAAGCGGATGTAGGAGCCGTCCGGACGGCGTCGCTCCTTCACGGTCCGCACGACCACGGCCTTGACGACGTCGCCCTTCTTGACCGCGCCGCCGGGGATGGCGTCCTTGACGGTGGCCACGATGACATCACCGATGCCGGCGTATCGCCGACCGGAGCCACCGAGCACACGGATGCACAAGAGCTCCTTGGCACCGGTGTTGTCGGCGACCCGCAGTCGCGACTCCTGCTGAATCATCTCGCTCCTACTTCGCCTTCTCGATGATCTCCACGACGCGCCAGCGCTTCGTGGCCGACAGCGGACGGGTCTCCATGAGCAGGACGCGGTCGCCGATGCCGGCGGTGTTCTGCTCGTCGTGGGCCTTCAGCTTGCTGGACCGACGCACGACCTTGCCGTAGAGCGGGTGCTTGAAGCGGTCCTCGACGGTGACGACGACGGTCTTCTCCATCTTGTCGCTGACCACAATGCCCTGGCGGGTCTTGCGGTAGCCACGGCCGCCCGGGGCGTTCCCGGTGGTCTTCGGGCTCTCGGTCACGTTGTCTTCCTTGTTCGCGGGGCTCACTCGGCACCTTCCTCGTCCGAGGTACGCTTCTCAGCCGAGGGCGCAATGTCCTGCGCGGCGGCGGCCTTCTTGGCCGTCCGCTTGCGCGGCGCGGCCTTCTTCGGCGCCTCCGCGTCGTCGTCGGCGCCGCCCGAGGCACGCTTTTCCGCCGAGGGCGCAGTGTCCTGTGTCGCGGCCTTCTTCGCCGGGGTCTTCTTGGCCGCGGCCTTCTTCGGCTCGGCCTTGGCCTCGGCCTTGTCGGCCTTCGCCTCGGCGTCGTCCGTCTTCTTCGGCTCGACCGGCGCCGCCACGACGGCGACGATGCCGAGCTCGCGCTCGCGCATGATCGTGTAGATGCGCGCGATGTCGCGTCGGACGGCCTTCAGCCGGCCGTGGCTCTCGAGCTGACCGGTGGCGCCCTGGAACCGCAGGTTGAACAGCGACTCCTTGGCCTTCTTCAGCTCCTCGACCAGGTCGTCGTCGGAGCGGTCACGCAGCGAAACGGCGTCGAGGTTCTTCGTACCGATCGCCATCAGAACTCACCTGCCTCGCGCTTGACGATGCGCGCCTTCATCGGGAGCTTGTGGATCGCGCGGGTCAGCGCCTCGCGAGCCACCGTCTCGTTCGGGAACGACAGCTCGAACATGACGCGACCCGGCTTGACGTTCGCGATCCACCACTCCGGCGAACCCTTGCCGGAACCCATGCGGGTCTCGGCCGGCTTCTTCGTCAGCGGGCGGTCGGGGTAGATGTTGATCCACACCTTGCCGCCACGGCGGATGTGCCGGGTGATGGCGATACGAGCCGCCTCGATCTGGCGGTTGGTCACGTAGTGACCCTCGATCGCCTGGATGCCGTACTCGCCGAAGGCCAGCGTCGTGCCGCCCTTGGCCATGCCGCGGCGCCTCGGGTGGTGCTGCTTGCGGTGCTTGACCTTGCGGGGGATCAGCATGGTCTCAACCCTCCTGGCCCGTCGTGGTCGCGGCGGCGTCGGTGGCCGGCGCCTCGGGCGCGGTCACCTCGGCCGGAGCGGCCTGCGTGGCGGGAGCGTTGTCGCGGTCGCCGCGGCCACCCGGCCGGCGGCGCTCGGGACGGCCGCCGCGGCGGTCACCGCCGCCACCGCCACCGCGCGACTGCTGAGCGCGAGCCTGCGCGGCCTGCTCAGCGGCGCGCTCGGCGCGGGAGCCGCTCACGTCACCCTTGTAGATCCACACCTTCACGCCGATGCGGCCGAAGGTGGTGCGGGCCTCGTAGAAGCCGTAGTCGACGTCGGCGCGCAGCGTGTGCAGCGGGACGCGACCCTCGCGGTAGAACTCCGAGCGGCTCATCTCGGCGCCGCCGAGACGACCCGAGCACTGGATCCGCACGCCCTTGGCGCCGGCGCGCATGGTGGTCTGCAGCGCCTTGCGCATCGCGCGGCGGAACGCCACCCGAGCGGAGAGCTGCTCGGCCACGCCCTGCGCGACCAGCTGAGCGTCGATCTCGGGCTGCTTCACCTCGAGGACGTTCATCTGGACCTGCTTGCCGGTGAGCTTCTCGAGCTCGGAGCGCAGGCGGTCCGCGCCCACGCCGCGGCGGCCGATGACGATGCCCGGCCGGGCGGTGTGGATGTCGACGCGCACGCGGTCACGAGTGCGCTCGATGTCGACGTGCGAGATGCCGGCGCGCTCCATGCCGTCGGTCATCAGCTTGCGGATGGCGACGTCCTCGGCGATGTAGTCGCGATAGCGCTGACCCTGGGTCGTGCTGTCGGCGAACCACCGGCTCTTGTGGTCGGTGGAGATACCCAGCCGGAACCCGTGCGGGTTGATCTTCTGACCCACTAGCGGGCCCCTCCCTTCGATGCAGCGATCGACGCCTTGTCGTCGACGATCACAGTGATGTGGCACGTCCGCTTGTTGATGCGGCTCGCGCGGCCATGGGCGCGCGGGCGGAACCGCTTCATGGTCGGGCCGTCGTCCACGTACGCCTGAGCGATGACGAGCGTCTCGCGTGCTGTGCCGGCGAGGTCGTCGGCGTTCGCGATGGCGCTCTCGATCACCTTGCGCACCGGCTCGGCGGCCGCCTGCGGTGCAAACCGCAGCAGTGCCGAGGCCTCGTCCGCGTCCATTCCACGGATCAGGTCCACCACACGGCGCGCCTTCATGGGCGTGACGCGGACGAACCGCGCTTGAGCCCTGGCTTCCATCGTTACTCCTCAGTCATTCCGTGGTGGACGTCACCGGCGCCGGGCGCGGCGGTCGTCCTTCTCGTGGCCCTTGAACGTCCGCGTCGGTGCGAACTCGCCGAGCTTGTGCCCGACCATCGCCTCCGTCACGAACACCGGGACGTGCTTGCGGCCGTCGTGCACCGCGATGGTGTGGCCGATCATGTCCGGCACGATCATCGAGCGACGGGACCAGGTCTTGATGACGTTCTTCGTGCCCTTCTCGTTCTGAGCATCGACCTTCTTGGCCAAGTGCTCGTCGACGAAGGGGCCCTTCTTCAGGCTGCGCGGCATCTGTTCCTACTCCCGACTCAGCGCTTCTTGCCGGTCTTGCGACGGCGGACGATCTGACGGTCGCTGGGCTTGTTCTTCCGGCGGGTGCGCCCCTCGGGACGACCGTTCGGGTTGACCGGGTGACGACCACCGGAGGTCTTGCCCTCACCACCACCGTGCGGGTGGTCGACCGGGTTCATGGCGACACCACGGACGGTCGGGCGCTTGCCCTTCCAGCGCATGCGGCCGGCCTTGCCCCAGTTGATGTTCGACTGCTCGGCGTTGCCGACCTCGCCGACGGTGGCGCGGCAGCGCACGTCGACGTTGCGGATCTCGCCGGACGGCATGCGCAGCTGCGCCCAGGTGCCCTCCTTGGCGACCAGCTGGACGCTGGCGCCGGCGGAGCGGGCGATCTTCGCGCCGCCACCGGGCCGCAGCTCGATGGCGTGGACGACCGTACCGACCGGGATGTTGCGCAGCGGCAGGTTGTTGCCGGGCTTGATGTCGGCACCCGGGCCGGCCTCGACCGTGGCGCCCTGCGCCAGGCGGTACGGCGCCAGGATGTAGCGCTTCTCGCCGTCGGCGTAGTGCAGCAGCGCGATGCGCGACGTCCGGTTCGGGTCGTACTCGATGTGCGCGACCTTCGCCGGCACGCCGTCCTTGTCGGCCCGCCGGAAGTCGACGACCCGGTACTGGCGCTTGTGGCCGCCGCCCTGGTGGCGCGTCGTGATCTTGCCGGAGTTGTTACGGCCGCCCTTCTTGGGCAGCGGCCGCACCAGCGACTTCTCGGGCGTGGACCGGGTGACCTCGACGAAGTCGGCGACGCTGGAGCCGCGTCGGCCCGGCGTCGTCGGCTTGTACTTTCGGATTCCCATTCGTCGTTACCTCAGTAGCTCGTTGTCCTGGCCGGCGTTCAGCCGACCGGGCCGGAGAAGATGTCGATGCGCTGGCCTTCGGCGACCGTCACGATCGCGCGCTTGGTGTCGGGGCGCTTGCCCACACCGAAGCGGGTGCGACGGCGCTTGCCCTGGCGGTTCTGGGTGTTGACACCGGTGACCTTGACGTTGAACACCTTCTCGACCGCGATCTTGATCTCGGTCTTGTTCGCGTCAGGCGCGACCACGAAGGTGTACTTGTTCTCGTCGAGAAGGCCGTAGCTCTTCTCGGACACGACCGGCACGATGAGGATGTCGCGCGGATCCCTGCGGTTGACGGTCACTTGGACTCCTCCTCAGCGGCCTGCTTGCCGCCACCCAGGAACGCGTCGAGCGCGCCCTTGGTGAAGACGATGTCGTCGGCGCAGAGCACGTCGTACGTGTTCAGCTGGTCGGCCACGAGCAGGTGCACCCGCTCGGCGTTGCGCAGGCTCTTGGCCGTGACCTCGTCGCCGCGCTCCAGCACGACCAGCACGCTGCGCCGGTCGGTGAGGTTCTGCAGTGCCTTCAGAGCGGCCTTGGTGCTCGGGGCGTCGCCGTCGACGAAACCGGTGACCACGTGCACACGGCCGTGGGTCGCCCGGTCGGACAGCGCACCGCGCAGAGCCGCGGCCTTCATCTTCTTCGGCGTCCGCTGCGAGTAGTCGCGCGGCTGCGGGCCGT is from Jiangella alkaliphila and encodes:
- the rplB gene encoding 50S ribosomal protein L2 — translated: MGIRKYKPTTPGRRGSSVADFVEVTRSTPEKSLVRPLPKKGGRNNSGKITTRHQGGGHKRQYRVVDFRRADKDGVPAKVAHIEYDPNRTSRIALLHYADGEKRYILAPYRLAQGATVEAGPGADIKPGNNLPLRNIPVGTVVHAIELRPGGGAKIARSAGASVQLVAKEGTWAQLRMPSGEIRNVDVRCRATVGEVGNAEQSNINWGKAGRMRWKGKRPTVRGVAMNPVDHPHGGGEGKTSGGRHPVNPNGRPEGRTRRKNKPSDRQIVRRRKTGKKR
- the rplW gene encoding 50S ribosomal protein L23, whose amino-acid sequence is MTVNRRDPRDILIVPVVSEKSYGLLDENKYTFVVAPDANKTEIKIAVEKVFNVKVTGVNTQNRQGKRRRTRFGVGKRPDTKRAIVTVAEGQRIDIFSGPVG
- the rplD gene encoding 50S ribosomal protein L4 → MSTVTVLDAAGKKSGTVDLPAEIFEVQVNIPLIHQVVVAQLAAARQGTHSTKTRAEVSGGGAKPYRQKGTGRARQGSIRAPQFTGGGVVHGPQPRDYSQRTPKKMKAAALRGALSDRATHGRVHVVTGFVDGDAPSTKAALKALQNLTDRRSVLVVLERGDEVTAKSLRNAERVHLLVADQLNTYDVLCADDIVFTKGALDAFLGGGKQAAEEESK